From a region of the Pukyongiella litopenaei genome:
- a CDS encoding LysR family transcriptional regulator, translating to MKFTLKQLRYFDAARRGGSIARAAEDMNISQSSITAAIDLIEQTVGCDLFRRIPAKGIVPTQAGELVGERIAGFLEQARLFESDLMSLAGEPAGTLRMACYAPTAPYVLPPLLKRIAESYPDIRIELLEGDMHSIDDLIQSGVVDVALTYHVRLAANQKFQPLFKARPWALLPDNSPLARQKSVTIRDLAPLPMIALDLPGTQGYFHGLFTVHGLTPNIVHSTKSSSVLRGLVAARFGYSILNICGPIDRSGGSGFVAMPIAGDVDAPEFGVVFAAALQTSAVVQAVIDISTGLWNDGELNHLLLLPD from the coding sequence GTGAAGTTCACGCTGAAACAGCTGCGCTATTTCGATGCCGCACGGCGGGGCGGGTCGATCGCGCGCGCTGCCGAGGACATGAACATCTCGCAAAGCTCGATCACGGCGGCGATCGACCTGATCGAACAGACCGTTGGCTGCGACCTGTTCCGGCGCATCCCGGCCAAGGGGATCGTGCCGACCCAGGCCGGTGAACTGGTGGGCGAACGCATCGCCGGGTTCCTCGAACAGGCGCGGCTGTTCGAATCCGACCTGATGTCGCTGGCCGGTGAACCCGCCGGCACGCTGCGGATGGCGTGCTATGCGCCCACCGCGCCCTATGTGCTGCCGCCGCTGCTGAAACGGATCGCCGAGAGCTATCCCGACATACGCATCGAGTTGCTGGAAGGCGACATGCATTCCATCGACGATCTGATCCAGTCGGGCGTGGTGGATGTCGCGCTGACCTATCACGTCAGGCTGGCGGCGAACCAGAAATTCCAGCCGCTGTTCAAGGCCCGGCCCTGGGCGCTGCTGCCGGACAATTCTCCGCTTGCGCGCCAGAAGAGCGTCACCATCCGGGACCTGGCGCCGCTGCCGATGATCGCGCTCGACCTGCCGGGAACCCAGGGCTATTTCCATGGCCTGTTTACGGTGCACGGTCTGACCCCCAACATCGTCCATTCGACCAAGTCCAGCTCGGTGCTGCGCGGGTTGGTGGCGGCACGGTTCGGATATTCGATCCTCAATATCTGCGGGCCGATCGACCGGTCGGGAGGCTCGGGTTTCGTCGCGATGCCGATCGCGGGCGATGTGGACGCGCCCGAGTTCGGCGTGGTCTTTGCCGCGGCGTTGCAGACATCCGCCGTGGTGCAGGCGGTGATCGATATCAGCACCGGGCTCTGGAACGATGGCGAGCTCAATCACCTGCTGCTCTTGCCCGATTAA
- a CDS encoding copper chaperone PCu(A)C encodes MKDTRHIKSAFVAIVLTAMAMAAIVIVSRRSGPELLLTQATAAPVAGEPGRVAVFLNVVNRGGPDRIVAVRSIAAQRARLDSTVADAGLPIPGDATAALEPDGAHIRMDGVGGSLDDGRMIPVTLRFETAGEISTRARLVAPTRRGDAGSFGLFGLGDICRVGDGEPVPGISLAVREDGDGWIVEVQAENFTFAPDLADTAHVPGTGHGHLYVGGLKLQRLYQPTARIGALPPGTHEVRVTLNSNDHRAFVVGEQPVTAVATIVAR; translated from the coding sequence ATGAAAGACACCCGACACATCAAATCGGCCTTTGTTGCCATCGTGTTGACGGCAATGGCAATGGCCGCGATCGTGATAGTCTCGCGCCGCAGCGGGCCGGAGCTGCTGCTGACCCAGGCAACGGCCGCGCCGGTGGCGGGTGAACCCGGACGGGTGGCCGTGTTTCTCAACGTGGTCAACCGGGGCGGTCCCGACCGGATCGTCGCGGTCCGGTCGATTGCCGCGCAGCGGGCGCGGCTCGATTCCACCGTCGCCGATGCCGGTCTGCCGATCCCCGGCGATGCCACGGCGGCGCTTGAACCCGACGGGGCGCATATCCGCATGGATGGCGTGGGCGGGTCGCTCGACGATGGCCGGATGATCCCGGTCACGCTGAGGTTCGAAACCGCGGGCGAGATCAGCACGCGGGCGCGGCTGGTGGCGCCGACCCGGCGGGGCGATGCCGGCAGCTTCGGCCTGTTCGGCCTGGGCGATATCTGCCGGGTCGGCGATGGCGAACCGGTGCCCGGGATCTCGCTGGCCGTGCGCGAGGACGGCGATGGCTGGATCGTCGAGGTCCAGGCCGAGAATTTCACCTTCGCGCCCGACCTTGCGGACACAGCCCATGTGCCGGGAACCGGGCACGGGCATCTCTATGTGGGCGGGCTGAAGCTGCAGCGGCTCTATCAGCCCACCGCGCGCATCGGCGCGCTGCCGCCCGGCACGCATGAGGTGCGGGTGACGCTGAACAGCAACGATCACCGCGCCTTCGTGGTCGGCGAGCAGCCGGTGACCGCGGTCGCCACGATCGTCGCGCGTTGA
- a CDS encoding CobW family GTP-binding protein: MNRLPLTVIGGYLGAGKTTLINRLLAGDHGLRLMVLVNDFGAINIDAALLATARDDMIELTNGCVCCTMGADLFMALGDALDRSPRPDHLLVEASGIADPAAIANAAVAEPDLVYSGILTLVDALNAPALLDDTLIAGQVSGQIAVADLVLVTKSDTPDPALMARLGALARTAPMVLGAEMPLLPLLTDVTPLPGRAALPPHPAYLHWHHEDGETWTRDALRDRLATRPAGLYRLKGLLRAPDGGFELHVVGNQVDIRPAPADTTRLVGLGLADRVTRAEIDRWWQG, from the coding sequence ATGAACCGCCTGCCGCTCACCGTGATCGGCGGCTATCTGGGCGCCGGCAAGACCACGCTGATCAACCGGCTCCTGGCCGGGGATCACGGGCTGCGGCTGATGGTGCTGGTGAATGATTTCGGCGCCATCAACATCGACGCCGCCCTGCTGGCAACCGCCCGGGACGACATGATCGAACTGACCAATGGCTGCGTCTGCTGCACCATGGGCGCCGATCTGTTCATGGCGCTCGGCGATGCGCTCGACCGCAGCCCGCGCCCCGACCACCTGCTGGTCGAGGCCAGCGGCATCGCCGATCCGGCGGCCATCGCCAATGCCGCGGTGGCCGAACCGGACCTGGTCTATTCCGGCATCCTGACACTGGTGGACGCGCTCAATGCCCCCGCCCTGCTGGACGACACCCTGATCGCCGGACAGGTCAGCGGCCAGATCGCCGTGGCCGACCTCGTTCTGGTCACGAAATCCGACACCCCCGACCCCGCGCTGATGGCCCGGCTCGGGGCGCTCGCGCGCACGGCGCCGATGGTCCTGGGCGCGGAGATGCCGCTCTTGCCGCTGCTCACCGACGTGACGCCGCTGCCGGGCCGGGCGGCGCTGCCGCCACACCCGGCCTACCTGCACTGGCACCACGAAGACGGCGAAACCTGGACCCGCGACGCCCTGCGCGACCGTCTGGCCACGCGCCCGGCGGGGCTCTACCGGCTCAAGGGGCTGCTGCGCGCCCCCGATGGCGGGTTTGAACTGCATGTGGTCGGCAATCAGGTCGATATCCGCCCGGCCCCGGCGGACACCACGCGGCTGGTCGGCCTCGGCCTCGCGGACCGCGTGACCCGCGCCGAAATCGACCGCTGGTGGCAGGGCTGA
- a CDS encoding ABC transporter substrate-binding protein — translation MTKITTATTRRGALKTLTAGAAAAGLPLWARYAQAQSSEPIRIGFQVHRTGIGAAYGRWYDRTTQAAVKMINDAGGINGRMIEIVAEDDGTDPKRGAEVVEKFANQHGCDIGFGTLFSHVVIGSAPRAGELKLPYFVVSEGHHVASGMLNRWTLQPGITDVKSQVQAMAPFVSETLGKKVTMIFPDFAFGHDHRDYFTAAIEAQGGQVLEHIAIPPTETSFTKYFPKIPRDTEVIYHVMVGPAVLTFVKELGEFFGPSRPEMFGFIDSLEAVDIGSPGLEFLDGTYFWEGNPRYAQENQSEFDKVYRAAVGVDDNGASVSDPKDVSTYAHMFGCWETLYVVKAGMEAAGYAGPQDRASLIEAVEAMTEMPESQAHPQGAKLFNGKTHQVFGHQHVSKVEGGRMKLVHTTSIEDTLYPDEVDYTTQSL, via the coding sequence ATGACCAAGATCACCACCGCCACGACCCGCCGCGGCGCGCTGAAGACGCTGACGGCCGGTGCCGCCGCCGCCGGCCTGCCGCTCTGGGCGCGCTATGCGCAGGCCCAGAGCTCCGAGCCGATCCGCATCGGGTTCCAGGTCCACCGGACCGGCATCGGCGCGGCCTATGGCCGTTGGTATGACCGCACCACCCAGGCGGCGGTGAAGATGATCAACGACGCGGGCGGTATCAACGGGCGCATGATCGAGATCGTGGCCGAGGATGACGGCACCGACCCCAAGCGCGGTGCCGAAGTGGTCGAGAAATTCGCCAACCAGCATGGCTGCGACATCGGCTTTGGCACGCTGTTTTCCCATGTGGTGATCGGATCGGCACCGCGGGCGGGCGAGTTGAAGCTGCCCTATTTCGTGGTCTCGGAAGGCCACCATGTGGCCAGCGGCATGCTGAACCGCTGGACGCTGCAGCCCGGCATCACCGACGTGAAGAGCCAGGTGCAGGCGATGGCGCCCTTTGTCAGCGAGACCCTGGGCAAGAAGGTCACCATGATCTTTCCGGATTTCGCCTTTGGCCACGATCACCGCGACTATTTCACCGCCGCGATCGAGGCGCAGGGCGGCCAGGTGCTCGAACATATCGCGATCCCGCCGACCGAGACCAGTTTCACCAAGTATTTCCCCAAGATACCGCGCGACACTGAGGTGATCTATCACGTCATGGTCGGCCCTGCGGTGCTGACTTTCGTCAAGGAACTGGGCGAGTTCTTCGGGCCGTCGCGCCCCGAGATGTTCGGCTTCATCGACAGCCTCGAGGCGGTGGATATCGGCAGCCCGGGGCTGGAGTTCCTCGACGGCACCTATTTCTGGGAGGGCAATCCGCGCTATGCGCAGGAAAACCAGAGCGAGTTCGACAAGGTCTATCGCGCCGCGGTCGGCGTTGATGACAACGGCGCCTCGGTCAGCGATCCCAAGGACGTGTCCACCTATGCGCATATGTTCGGCTGCTGGGAAACGCTCTATGTGGTCAAGGCCGGGATGGAAGCGGCGGGCTATGCCGGCCCGCAGGACCGGGCCAGCCTGATCGAGGCGGTCGAGGCGATGACGGAGATGCCGGAATCGCAGGCGCATCCCCAGGGCGCCAAGCTGTTCAACGGCAAGACCCACCAGGTATTCGGGCACCAGCATGTCTCGAAGGTCGAGGGCGGGAGAATGAAGCTGGTGCACACCACCTCGATCGAGGACACGCTCTATCCCGACGAGGTGGACTACACCACGCAGAGCCTGTGA
- a CDS encoding ABC transporter ATP-binding protein, whose protein sequence is MSRLLEIEDLRVTFGTRHGEVTALDSVSLHVEAGETLGVVGESGCGKSITALSVMGLIPSPPGRIAAGSIRLDGEDLVGASPARLRALRGAEVAMIFQEPMTSLNPVFTVGDQIAEAIMLHQDVGPDAAFRDAVSLLDRVGIPSPDQRAKDYPHQLSGGMRQRVMIAMAVSCRPKVLIADEPTTALDVTVQAQIFDLLNEIQRDFGAAIILITHDMGAISEMADRVAVMYAGRVIEESAADDVLDYPQHPYARGLIDCIPALGRADHALKEIPGVVPPLHLLGRGCAFADRCEFRTPRCDTEKPLLGGHGHHPVACHGVEEGRI, encoded by the coding sequence ATGAGCCGTCTGCTGGAAATCGAGGATCTGCGCGTGACCTTCGGCACGCGCCATGGCGAGGTCACCGCGCTCGATTCGGTGTCGCTGCATGTCGAGGCGGGCGAAACGCTGGGCGTGGTGGGCGAATCCGGGTGCGGCAAGTCGATCACGGCCCTGTCGGTGATGGGGCTGATCCCGTCCCCGCCGGGCAGGATCGCGGCCGGGTCGATCCGGCTCGATGGCGAGGACCTTGTGGGCGCGTCCCCGGCACGGCTGCGCGCCCTGCGCGGCGCCGAGGTGGCGATGATCTTCCAGGAGCCGATGACCTCGCTCAACCCGGTGTTCACGGTTGGCGACCAGATTGCCGAGGCGATCATGCTGCACCAGGACGTGGGGCCGGATGCCGCCTTTCGCGATGCGGTGTCGTTGCTGGACCGGGTCGGGATCCCCAGTCCCGACCAACGGGCAAAGGACTATCCGCACCAGTTGTCAGGCGGGATGCGCCAGCGGGTGATGATCGCGATGGCGGTCAGCTGCCGGCCCAAGGTGCTGATCGCGGACGAGCCGACCACCGCGCTCGATGTCACCGTGCAGGCGCAGATCTTTGACCTGCTGAACGAGATCCAGCGCGATTTCGGGGCCGCGATCATCCTGATCACCCATGACATGGGCGCGATCAGCGAAATGGCCGACCGGGTGGCGGTCATGTATGCGGGCCGCGTGATCGAGGAATCCGCCGCCGACGATGTGCTGGATTACCCGCAGCACCCCTATGCGCGAGGGCTGATCGACTGTATCCCGGCGCTGGGGCGGGCCGATCACGCGTTGAAGGAAATCCCCGGCGTGGTGCCGCCGCTGCACCTGCTGGGCCGGGGCTGTGCCTTTGCCGACCGCTGCGAATTTCGCACCCCGCGCTGCGATACCGAGAAACCGCTTCTGGGCGGGCATGGTCATCATCCGGTCGCCTGTCACGGGGTCGAGGAGGGCCGGATATGA
- a CDS encoding amidohydrolase produces the protein MPHTTVFEARKIITMDPSRPEATHVAVRDGRILAVGGADCADAWGPVDHDATLKDAVLMPGFIEGHAHMMAGAMWQFAYAGYHDRIDPQGKLHEGMTDIDAVVARLRAQADTLPEGEPLIGWGFDPIFLPTERLNRHHLDRIADDRPVAIIYSNFHLMCANSRALEMAGYSRETNAVGVVKDDAGNPTGELQEMAAMFPVMRRVGADFRALGLSDTAVRAYADVCRLAGVTTVTDLFSAMEDSDLDRLLAITGAPDFHLRIVPALGAVGARPEDIARRALAMKARSTDKLRLGAVKLMTDGSIQGWTARVKWPGYVGGQPNGIWNTPPELIFDLCAAMQEHGVQMHIHVNGDEASSVALDALAAAARAHPWSGARHVLQHCQMMGPDQFRRCAELGVCTNIFSNHIWYFGDQHAALTIGEDRATRMDAVRSALDLGVNVAIHSDAPVTPMGPLFTAWCAVNRQTMSGRVLGDAQRITVTEALRLITLGAAYTLGLDAEIGSIETGKIADFAVLGDDPTAVDPAALGDVPVLGTVNGGQINLA, from the coding sequence ATGCCCCACACAACCGTGTTCGAAGCCCGCAAGATCATCACCATGGACCCCAGCCGCCCGGAGGCAACCCATGTCGCCGTCCGCGACGGCCGTATCCTTGCCGTCGGCGGCGCGGATTGCGCGGATGCCTGGGGGCCGGTCGATCACGACGCCACGCTGAAGGACGCCGTGCTGATGCCCGGTTTCATCGAGGGCCACGCCCATATGATGGCGGGCGCGATGTGGCAGTTCGCCTATGCCGGGTATCACGACCGGATCGACCCGCAGGGCAAGCTGCACGAGGGCATGACGGATATCGACGCGGTGGTGGCGCGGCTACGCGCGCAGGCCGACACCCTGCCCGAGGGCGAGCCGCTGATCGGCTGGGGCTTCGACCCGATCTTCCTGCCCACCGAACGCCTGAACCGCCATCATCTCGACCGGATCGCCGACGACCGGCCGGTGGCGATCATCTATTCGAACTTCCACCTGATGTGCGCCAATTCCAGGGCCCTGGAGATGGCGGGCTACAGCCGCGAAACCAACGCGGTCGGCGTGGTCAAGGACGATGCGGGCAACCCCACGGGCGAGTTGCAGGAGATGGCCGCGATGTTCCCGGTGATGCGCCGCGTCGGCGCCGATTTCCGGGCGCTCGGCCTCTCGGACACCGCGGTGCGCGCCTATGCCGATGTCTGCCGACTGGCCGGCGTGACCACCGTGACCGACCTGTTTTCGGCGATGGAGGACAGCGACCTGGACCGGCTGCTGGCCATCACCGGCGCGCCGGATTTCCACTTGCGCATCGTTCCGGCGCTGGGGGCCGTCGGCGCACGGCCCGAGGACATCGCCCGGCGCGCGCTGGCGATGAAGGCCCGGAGCACCGACAAGCTGCGCCTGGGCGCGGTCAAGCTGATGACCGACGGATCGATCCAGGGCTGGACCGCGCGGGTCAAGTGGCCCGGCTATGTCGGCGGCCAGCCCAACGGCATCTGGAACACCCCGCCAGAGCTGATCTTCGATCTCTGCGCGGCGATGCAGGAACATGGCGTGCAGATGCATATCCACGTCAATGGCGACGAGGCGTCCTCGGTCGCGCTGGACGCACTGGCTGCCGCGGCCCGGGCCCATCCCTGGTCCGGCGCGCGCCATGTGCTGCAACACTGCCAGATGATGGGCCCCGACCAGTTCCGCCGCTGTGCCGAGCTGGGGGTCTGCACCAACATCTTCTCCAACCACATCTGGTATTTCGGCGACCAGCACGCGGCGCTGACCATCGGCGAGGACCGCGCCACGCGGATGGACGCGGTGCGCTCGGCGTTGGACCTGGGCGTGAACGTGGCGATCCATTCCGACGCGCCCGTCACCCCGATGGGTCCGCTCTTCACCGCCTGGTGCGCGGTGAACCGGCAGACCATGTCGGGCCGCGTTCTGGGCGACGCGCAGCGGATCACCGTGACCGAGGCGCTGCGCCTGATCACCCTGGGCGCGGCCTATACGCTCGGGCTCGATGCCGAGATCGGCAGCATCGAAACCGGCAAGATCGCCGATTTCGCGGTACTGGGCGACGATCCGACCGCAGTCGATCCGGCGGCGCTCGGGGACGTGCCGGTGCTGGGCACGGTCAATGGCGGGCAGATCAACCTGGCATGA
- a CDS encoding ABC transporter permease, producing MNASYLTRRLFYGLLLMLGVVVLNFLLIRLAPGDPAVVIAGEMGGATEEMLESIREDYGLNKPLLTQLMIYVGNVMRFDLGESFFFNQPVTSLIAQRIGPTILLVISAQILSILLGVFLGVIAARKPNGAMSAFVSVFATIGYAVPVFWTGIMLIILFASVLPVFPVEGMQSVKLRDAGILVQAVDVLHHLVLPAFTLAIIYLAQYARLSRASMLEVLGSDYIRTARAKGASERSVLFRHALRNAALPILTVAGLQFGNLISGALLVETVFNWPGMGRLAFDSILRRDYPTIMGVLFFASFMVVVANILTDLSYRLADPRLRGKS from the coding sequence ATGAACGCATCCTACCTGACCCGGCGACTGTTCTACGGCCTGCTTCTGATGCTGGGCGTGGTGGTGCTGAATTTCCTGCTGATCCGGCTCGCCCCCGGCGACCCGGCGGTGGTGATCGCCGGCGAGATGGGCGGCGCCACCGAGGAGATGCTGGAAAGCATCCGCGAGGATTACGGGCTGAACAAGCCGCTGCTGACCCAGTTGATGATCTATGTCGGCAACGTGATGCGGTTCGATCTCGGCGAGAGTTTCTTTTTCAACCAGCCGGTCACATCGCTGATCGCGCAGCGGATCGGGCCGACCATCCTGCTGGTGATCTCGGCGCAGATCCTGTCGATCCTGCTGGGCGTGTTCCTGGGTGTGATCGCAGCGCGCAAGCCGAACGGGGCGATGTCGGCCTTCGTGTCGGTCTTTGCCACCATCGGCTACGCGGTGCCCGTGTTCTGGACCGGGATCATGCTGATCATCCTGTTCGCCTCGGTGCTGCCGGTGTTCCCGGTCGAGGGGATGCAGTCGGTGAAGCTGCGCGATGCCGGGATCCTGGTGCAGGCGGTGGACGTGCTGCATCACCTGGTGCTGCCCGCCTTTACGCTGGCGATCATCTACCTGGCCCAGTATGCGCGGCTGAGCCGGGCCTCGATGCTCGAGGTGCTGGGCTCGGACTATATCCGCACCGCCCGGGCCAAGGGGGCCAGCGAACGGTCGGTCCTGTTCCGGCACGCGCTGCGCAACGCGGCATTGCCGATCCTGACCGTGGCGGGGTTGCAGTTCGGCAACCTGATCTCGGGCGCGCTGCTGGTGGAAACGGTGTTCAACTGGCCGGGCATGGGGCGGCTGGCCTTCGATTCGATCCTGCGGCGGGATTACCCGACGATCATGGGGGTGCTGTTCTTTGCCTCGTTCATGGTCGTGGTGGCGAACATCCTGACCGATCTGAGCTATCGGCTGGCCGATCCGCGGCTGCGGGGAAAATCGTGA
- a CDS encoding ABC transporter substrate-binding protein: protein MNRITGLMGAAALALSAFSAPVHAEGGTLVIASNQVPRHLNGAVQSGIATAVPSTQIFASPLRYDENWEPQPYLAESWEVSEDGLSVTLNLVQNATFHDGQPVTSEDVAFSIMTTKENHPFKTMFAPVEAIETPDDHTAVIRLSQPHPALLLALSPALAPVLPKHVYGDGQDPKSHPANSAPVGSGPFMLEEFTPGEAVVMKKNPNFFIEGRPKLDEIIIRIIKDSSAMLIAMENGEADIYPFMAGSQEIKRLEKADHLEITSEGYAAVGPINWLAFNTASDKLKDVRVRQAIAYAVDRDFITKALHRGVSSPQRGPIIESSPFFDDTIPAYDVDLDKANALMAEAGFGDGMDLTIDYIPGPKEQQQSVAEYMKSQLKKIGIDVTVRAAPDFPTWAGRISSYDFELTMDVVFNWGDPVIGVHRSYLCSNIREGVIWSNTQQYCNEKVDELLAAAAIESDAEKRKAMYAEFQQIVAADLPIYWINATPYHTAYDKRLQNPPKGIWGTMHPMDRVSWSE, encoded by the coding sequence ATGAACAGGATAACGGGCCTGATGGGGGCTGCCGCGCTGGCGCTGAGCGCGTTCTCGGCACCGGTCCATGCAGAGGGCGGCACGCTGGTCATCGCATCGAACCAGGTGCCGCGGCATCTCAACGGCGCGGTCCAGTCGGGCATCGCCACCGCTGTGCCGTCGACGCAGATCTTTGCCTCGCCGCTGCGCTATGACGAGAACTGGGAGCCGCAGCCCTACCTGGCCGAAAGCTGGGAGGTGAGCGAGGACGGGTTGTCGGTCACGCTGAACCTGGTTCAGAACGCCACCTTCCACGACGGGCAGCCGGTCACGTCCGAGGATGTGGCGTTCTCGATCATGACCACCAAGGAAAACCACCCGTTCAAGACGATGTTCGCCCCGGTCGAGGCCATCGAGACCCCGGATGACCATACCGCCGTGATCCGGCTCAGCCAGCCGCACCCGGCCCTGTTGCTGGCGCTGTCGCCGGCGCTGGCGCCGGTGCTGCCCAAGCATGTCTATGGCGACGGGCAGGATCCGAAATCGCACCCGGCCAACTCGGCGCCGGTCGGATCGGGGCCGTTCATGCTGGAGGAGTTCACCCCCGGCGAGGCGGTGGTGATGAAGAAGAACCCGAATTTCTTCATCGAGGGCCGGCCAAAACTGGACGAGATCATCATCCGCATCATCAAGGATTCCTCGGCGATGCTGATCGCGATGGAAAACGGCGAGGCCGACATCTATCCGTTCATGGCGGGCAGCCAGGAGATCAAGCGCCTCGAAAAGGCCGATCATCTCGAGATCACCAGCGAAGGCTATGCGGCGGTCGGCCCGATCAACTGGCTGGCCTTCAACACCGCGTCCGACAAGCTCAAGGACGTGCGGGTGCGCCAGGCCATCGCCTATGCGGTGGACCGCGATTTCATCACCAAGGCGCTGCATCGCGGGGTGTCGTCGCCACAGCGTGGCCCGATCATCGAAAGCTCGCCGTTCTTCGACGACACCATTCCGGCCTATGACGTGGACCTGGACAAGGCCAATGCGCTGATGGCCGAGGCCGGGTTCGGTGACGGCATGGACCTGACCATCGACTATATTCCCGGCCCCAAGGAACAGCAGCAGTCGGTGGCCGAATACATGAAATCGCAGCTCAAGAAGATCGGCATCGACGTGACCGTGCGCGCAGCGCCCGATTTCCCGACCTGGGCCGGGCGGATCAGCAGCTATGATTTCGAACTGACCATGGACGTGGTGTTCAACTGGGGCGACCCGGTGATCGGCGTTCACCGGAGCTACCTGTGTTCGAACATCCGCGAGGGCGTGATCTGGTCGAACACCCAGCAATATTGCAACGAGAAGGTGGACGAGCTTCTCGCCGCGGCGGCGATCGAAAGCGACGCGGAGAAGCGCAAGGCGATGTATGCCGAGTTCCAGCAGATCGTGGCCGCCGACCTGCCGATCTACTGGATCAACGCCACGCCCTATCACACCGCCTATGACAAGCGGCTGCAGAATCCCCCGAAAGGCATCTGGGGGACCATGCATCCGATGGACAGGGTGAGCTGGTCGGAATGA
- a CDS encoding ABC transporter permease: MSDNSVTEYTAESPAREAWRMFRRNIPALAGVAMLAVIVGATLWGTFFYGGDPFEIVWAPHEAPGVEPAFPMGTDYLGRDIVAGMLTGGGPTLAVGLAAAAITMVIGISLGALAGYYGGWVDNLLMRVTEFFQVLPALLFAMVLVTLFSPSLLTIAMAIGVVSWPQTARLTRAEFLKIKELEYVTAARAIGARNKRIIWTVILPNAAPPLIVSATLTIGVAILFEAGLSFLGLGDPNVMSWGLMIGANRDYILDAWWPVTFPGLAIFFTVFAVSLIGDGLNDAFNPKLRER; the protein is encoded by the coding sequence GTGAGCGACAATTCGGTGACCGAATACACGGCCGAAAGCCCGGCGCGCGAGGCCTGGCGCATGTTCCGCCGCAACATTCCCGCGCTGGCCGGCGTGGCGATGCTGGCGGTGATCGTCGGGGCGACCCTGTGGGGGACGTTTTTCTATGGCGGCGACCCGTTCGAGATCGTCTGGGCGCCACATGAGGCGCCGGGCGTGGAGCCGGCCTTTCCGATGGGCACCGATTACCTGGGCCGCGATATCGTGGCCGGGATGCTGACGGGGGGTGGCCCGACGCTGGCGGTGGGGCTGGCGGCGGCCGCGATCACCATGGTGATCGGCATTTCGCTGGGGGCGCTGGCGGGGTATTATGGCGGCTGGGTCGACAACCTGCTGATGCGGGTCACCGAGTTTTTTCAGGTCTTGCCGGCGCTGCTGTTCGCGATGGTCCTGGTGACGCTGTTTTCGCCGTCGCTGCTGACCATTGCCATGGCGATCGGGGTGGTGAGCTGGCCGCAGACCGCGCGCCTGACGCGGGCCGAGTTCCTGAAGATCAAGGAACTGGAATATGTCACCGCCGCCCGCGCCATCGGCGCCCGCAACAAGCGGATCATCTGGACGGTGATCCTGCCCAATGCCGCGCCGCCGCTGATCGTGTCGGCGACGCTGACCATCGGCGTCGCGATCCTGTTCGAGGCCGGGCTGTCCTTTCTGGGGCTGGGCGATCCGAACGTGATGAGCTGGGGGCTGATGATCGGGGCCAACCGCGACTATATCCTCGACGCCTGGTGGCCGGTGACGTTTCCCGGCCTGGCCATTTTCTTTACCGTCTTCGCCGTGTCGCTGATCGGGGACGGCCTGAACGATGCCTTCAACCCGAAGCTGAGGGAACGATGA